Proteins co-encoded in one Actinobacillus succinogenes 130Z genomic window:
- a CDS encoding YadA family autotransporter adhesin, producing MKLNALTVGMVATFAATTATSSDTTTLIYAENTEANGVMQNNEISSAYTTPANSTMSNGSTYVASITGTGYGNTVVGQYNEVLTTSNSSSVFGNQNSVNGSNANAFGDGNQALGEYAQAYGDTNNVNGSQSVGYGYHNTVGTFIGADSANNITALNTLSTVASNNATAVGSNNWVNSHNSVAVGTNNTINSDANSTQYSTALGQDITISTRNAVAIGHAASVSSVAGIAIGRLANAGGVTEDGAAISIGVQANSTGNASVALGYQTESSGIDAVSLGAHTVADATYSTAVGRYASATLNESVALGSGSATGETATVETSATVNGITYSGFAGQPAREGLVVSVGKSDNNTYRQIKNVAAGNISMASTDAINGSQLYLVASTLADEINKKSTPIDGDSLNFINSTTANITVDNGNVTVDVNTGNMTTSNGKAVADGNVTTDSIAKVQNVIDAVNNVSWNVTSSVDSSTANDATKNTYTATDNSVKAGDTVTINAGRNVEISGSGKTINVAVSDNPEFNTVTATTINANSVTADTVQVNNGPTISSDGIDMHNKKITNVVAGTADTDAVNVSQLRNSINNANANVRRVDKKLRAGIAQAGAMANIPQVTKNGASGVGVGVANYRNENAVAVGYSRLSDNGKHIVKLSAGADTRGYGMTGAGYMYQW from the coding sequence ATGAAACTCAATGCACTAACTGTGGGGATGGTGGCTACGTTCGCAGCTACAACAGCAACATCATCCGATACCACAACGCTGATTTATGCAGAAAATACTGAGGCTAATGGTGTTATGCAAAATAATGAAATTAGTTCGGCATATACTACACCGGCCAATTCAACAATGAGCAACGGTTCGACTTATGTTGCCTCTATAACAGGCACCGGTTATGGTAATACGGTCGTAGGTCAATACAATGAAGTGTTGACAACTTCAAACAGTTCCAGCGTTTTCGGTAATCAAAATAGTGTGAATGGCAGTAATGCCAACGCTTTTGGCGACGGCAATCAGGCATTAGGGGAATACGCGCAGGCGTACGGCGATACCAATAACGTAAACGGTTCGCAATCCGTCGGTTACGGTTATCACAATACCGTAGGAACCTTTATCGGTGCGGATTCTGCAAATAATATTACCGCATTAAATACACTTTCAACCGTGGCTTCAAACAACGCGACGGCAGTCGGTTCCAATAACTGGGTGAACTCGCATAATTCCGTCGCTGTGGGCACAAACAATACCATTAATTCCGATGCAAATTCTACCCAATATTCGACCGCACTTGGTCAGGATATTACGATTTCAACCCGAAATGCCGTAGCTATCGGTCATGCAGCCAGTGTTTCTTCTGTAGCCGGGATTGCTATCGGTCGTTTAGCGAATGCCGGCGGAGTCACCGAAGACGGCGCGGCAATTTCTATCGGTGTTCAAGCCAATTCTACCGGTAATGCTTCCGTTGCATTGGGTTATCAAACGGAGTCAAGCGGTATTGATGCTGTTTCATTAGGTGCACATACTGTAGCTGATGCCACTTATTCTACAGCGGTAGGACGTTATGCCAGCGCAACTTTAAATGAATCTGTAGCCTTAGGTTCGGGTTCTGCAACGGGCGAGACGGCAACTGTTGAAACTTCGGCAACGGTGAACGGTATTACCTATAGCGGTTTTGCAGGACAACCGGCGCGTGAAGGACTTGTAGTGTCCGTCGGTAAGTCTGACAATAATACTTACCGTCAAATTAAAAATGTGGCGGCGGGTAATATTTCAATGGCGTCAACAGATGCGATTAACGGTTCTCAGCTTTATTTGGTTGCATCAACATTAGCTGATGAAATTAATAAAAAATCAACGCCGATTGATGGCGATTCGTTAAATTTTATCAACAGTACTACTGCAAATATTACAGTCGATAACGGTAATGTGACGGTGGATGTAAATACGGGAAATATGACGACTTCGAACGGTAAAGCCGTTGCGGACGGTAATGTGACGACGGACAGTATCGCGAAAGTCCAGAATGTTATTGACGCCGTAAATAATGTTAGCTGGAATGTTACGTCTTCCGTTGATAGTTCCACTGCAAACGATGCCACCAAAAACACTTATACGGCGACAGATAACAGCGTCAAAGCCGGTGATACGGTGACGATAAATGCCGGACGTAATGTGGAAATCAGCGGTTCGGGCAAAACAATCAACGTGGCGGTGTCCGATAATCCGGAATTTAATACGGTGACGGCTACTACGATTAATGCGAATAGCGTAACGGCGGATACGGTACAGGTGAATAACGGTCCGACTATCAGCAGTGACGGTATTGATATGCATAATAAGAAAATCACCAATGTCGTCGCAGGGACGGCGGACACGGATGCGGTTAACGTCAGCCAATTACGTAACAGCATAAATAATGCTAATGCCAATGTTCGTAGGGTAGATAAAAAACTGCGTGCGGGGATTGCGCAAGCCGGTGCGATGGCGAATATTCCGCAAGTGACGAAAAACGGGGCAAGCGGTGTCGGCGTAGGCGTTGCCAATTATCGTAACGAAAATGCGGTGGCTGTAGGTTATTCTCGTTTATCCGATAACGGTAAACATATTGTCAAGCTTAGCGCCGGTGCGGATACTCGCGGTTACGGTATGACCGGTGCGGGTTATATGTACCAGTGGTAA
- the tsf gene encoding translation elongation factor Ts: MAEITASLVKELRERTGAGMMECKKALVEANGDIELAIDNMRKSGQAKAAKKAGRVAAEGVIVARIANGFGVLVEMNCETDFVAKDAGFLGLANEVADFAAANKGTEIEALAAQFEEKRAALVAKIGENMTIRRVQYLDDARASYLHGAKIGVLVAGQGGDEELFKKVAMHVAASRPEYVNPTDVPADVVEHERNIQVDIAMQSGKPREIAEKMVEGRMRKFTGEVSLTGQPFVMDPSQSVGDFLKAAGATVSGFIRFEVGEGIEKVEEDFAAEVAKITGGNA, translated from the coding sequence ATGGCTGAAATTACAGCATCATTAGTTAAAGAACTTCGTGAACGTACCGGTGCAGGTATGATGGAATGTAAAAAAGCGTTAGTTGAAGCGAACGGCGATATCGAATTAGCAATCGACAACATGCGTAAATCCGGTCAGGCTAAAGCGGCTAAAAAAGCGGGTCGTGTTGCGGCCGAAGGTGTTATCGTTGCGCGTATTGCAAACGGTTTCGGCGTATTAGTTGAAATGAACTGCGAAACCGACTTCGTCGCGAAAGATGCCGGTTTCTTAGGTTTGGCAAATGAAGTAGCGGATTTTGCAGCGGCAAACAAAGGCACTGAAATTGAAGCATTAGCAGCACAATTTGAAGAAAAACGTGCGGCATTAGTGGCTAAAATCGGTGAAAATATGACTATCCGTCGTGTACAATACTTAGATGATGCACGTGCTTCTTACTTGCACGGTGCGAAAATCGGTGTGTTGGTTGCCGGTCAGGGTGGTGACGAAGAGTTGTTCAAAAAAGTAGCAATGCATGTTGCGGCAAGCCGTCCGGAATATGTAAACCCGACCGATGTTCCTGCCGATGTGGTTGAACACGAACGTAACATCCAGGTAGACATCGCAATGCAATCCGGTAAACCGCGTGAAATCGCAGAAAAAATGGTTGAAGGACGTATGAGAAAATTCACCGGTGAAGTTTCGTTAACCGGGCAGCCTTTCGTGATGGATCCTTCACAATCTGTCGGTGACTTTTTGAAGGCGGCCGGTGCGACAGTATCCGGTTTCATCCGTTTTGAAGTGGGTGAAGGTATCGAAAAAGTGGAAGAAGATTTTGCAGCTGAAGTGGCTAAAATCACCGGTGGTAACGCTTAA
- the rpsB gene encoding 30S ribosomal protein S2 has translation MAQVSMREMINAGVHFGHQTRYWNPKMKPFIFGARNGVHIVNLEKTLPLFNEALAELTRIANNNGKILFVGTKRAASEAVKAAAVDCQQFYVNHRWLGGMLTNWKTVRQSIKRLKDLETQSQDGTFEKLTKKEALDRSREMAKLELSLGGIKDMAGLPDAIFVIGADYEHIAIKEANNLGIPVFAIVDTNSSPDNVDFVIPGNDDATRAIQLYLTAAAAAVKEGRKAEQAVEEKFSEEAAE, from the coding sequence ATGGCACAAGTTTCAATGCGTGAAATGATTAACGCAGGCGTACATTTCGGTCACCAAACTCGTTACTGGAACCCAAAAATGAAACCGTTCATTTTCGGTGCTCGTAACGGCGTTCATATCGTGAATCTTGAAAAAACCCTTCCGTTATTCAACGAAGCATTAGCCGAATTAACCCGTATCGCAAACAACAACGGTAAAATTTTATTCGTCGGTACTAAACGTGCGGCAAGCGAAGCGGTTAAAGCGGCAGCGGTAGATTGCCAGCAATTTTATGTTAATCACCGTTGGTTAGGCGGTATGCTGACTAACTGGAAAACAGTTCGTCAATCAATCAAACGTTTAAAAGATTTGGAAACCCAATCTCAAGACGGTACATTTGAAAAATTAACCAAAAAAGAAGCGTTAGATCGTTCACGCGAAATGGCTAAATTGGAATTAAGCCTTGGCGGTATCAAAGATATGGCGGGCCTTCCGGATGCTATTTTCGTAATCGGTGCGGATTACGAACACATCGCAATTAAAGAAGCCAACAATTTAGGTATTCCCGTATTCGCGATTGTAGATACTAACTCAAGTCCGGATAATGTTGATTTTGTTATCCCGGGTAATGATGATGCCACTCGTGCGATTCAATTATATTTAACCGCGGCAGCTGCGGCAGTTAAAGAAGGTCGCAAAGCCGAACAAGCAGTTGAAGAAAAATTCTCTGAAGAGGCTGCAGAGTAA
- a CDS encoding D-alanyl-D-alanine carboxypeptidase family protein — translation MLKKAFSILLLLPSWAMAQSYVVYDFTHDKVLESRSPYSVQPIASVTKLMTANVFLENNRNRNCTASITDEDNDYIKGTHTRLPKYTPMPCNELLKAMLVHSDNYAAHALARSAGMSRIRFIGKMNEKAKELGMKSTRFTDSSGLSSNNVSSVMDLVKLAKYSLNKPQIQALSDTSAAYIRAGKRNVFVKNTNKLVREEIFGAALNKTGYIRESGYNLVFVNKFQCRKSTIGVISLNNTSSAFRSAFTKNKLEQYGCLTLNNRELRNSGDDALYEEGYDEMAFEQLIERVAN, via the coding sequence ATGTTAAAAAAAGCTTTTTCGATTCTTTTACTTCTTCCGTCTTGGGCTATGGCGCAGTCTTATGTGGTTTATGATTTTACCCATGATAAAGTGCTGGAAAGCCGCTCGCCGTATTCCGTACAGCCCATCGCTTCGGTAACAAAATTAATGACGGCAAACGTATTTTTGGAAAATAACCGTAATCGAAACTGTACGGCGTCGATTACGGATGAAGATAACGATTATATTAAGGGTACGCATACCAGATTACCGAAATATACACCGATGCCCTGTAATGAATTACTGAAGGCTATGCTGGTGCATTCCGATAACTATGCCGCACATGCATTGGCGCGTTCGGCGGGGATGTCGCGCATTCGGTTTATCGGTAAAATGAACGAAAAAGCAAAAGAATTGGGCATGAAATCCACCCGTTTCACTGACAGTTCGGGCTTATCCAGCAACAATGTTTCAAGTGTTATGGATTTGGTAAAATTAGCCAAATACTCTTTGAACAAGCCGCAAATCCAAGCATTGTCCGATACTTCGGCGGCTTACATCCGGGCGGGTAAACGCAATGTTTTTGTGAAAAATACCAATAAATTAGTGCGGGAGGAAATTTTCGGCGCAGCACTGAACAAAACGGGATACATCCGCGAATCAGGATATAATCTGGTTTTCGTTAATAAATTTCAATGTCGCAAATCCACTATCGGCGTGATCAGCTTGAACAATACCAGCTCCGCTTTCCGTTCGGCATTCACCAAAAACAAGCTCGAACAGTACGGCTGTCTCACATTGAATAATCGGGAACTGCGTAATTCCGGCGATGACGCGCTTTATGAGGAAGGTTACGATGAAATGGCGTTTGAGCAATTGATTGAACGCGTTGCAAATTAA
- the ppiD gene encoding peptidylprolyl isomerase has protein sequence MLMEKLHHAANNWVSKAILGAIAVSFVVSGMYGYLGSSSDSSAVKVNGEEISQQNFQQQYNNEFQRLEQQLGPQFAALSDTPEFTAGLRQTVLNRLIDQELLRQYGDELNIAVSDEQIKREIVRTPEFQVDGKFSNETYQLFLRNNNLSSDTYAQYLREALRLAQLQSALTDTAFLLPANQEAFAKGFFQSRAVRLAHLPLAAEIAKQTVTEEEIQNYYNSNKSAFTVPELIKVQYLDLTQAAAEKTVKVTDVEIQQYYQDHKADFTTKGQERLAHIQLANEKEALDAYEALQKGADFATLAKEKSNDKVSAVNGGDLGWLNTGDLPKEFEDAATILEVGHYSTPVNVDGQFHIIQVLERKDSALLPLEQVKERITQAIRQDLVGNQFYAMEKQAAEKAFEDRTSLAAAAKAAGVEIKETDYFPRNGVPAELNFPSVVNAMFDGDVSQGNVNSEPMNVGEQHSIVVRVLDHKAEGTRSLEDAHQEIADFLKRRKAETAMLAQAENIVKDLDADKPLPAGINFGAEEQWVYAENKDPALNNIIFTMQPKENGTAYKAAKANNGDVMIVALDKVEDGQVDNALRQRFDAQVLQDKMRDAQLHLLQSLRAKAKIEVNESFIKQNEDN, from the coding sequence ATGTTAATGGAAAAATTACACCATGCCGCCAACAACTGGGTTTCAAAAGCGATTTTAGGCGCTATCGCCGTCTCATTCGTGGTTTCGGGTATGTACGGTTATCTGGGTTCGTCTTCCGATTCTTCGGCGGTAAAAGTAAACGGCGAAGAAATTTCCCAACAAAATTTCCAACAACAATATAACAACGAATTTCAACGCTTGGAACAACAGTTAGGACCGCAGTTCGCCGCTTTATCGGATACGCCGGAATTTACCGCGGGGTTACGTCAAACCGTACTTAACCGATTGATTGATCAGGAATTATTGCGTCAATACGGTGATGAATTGAATATTGCCGTAAGCGACGAACAAATTAAACGGGAAATTGTACGCACACCGGAATTTCAAGTGGACGGTAAATTCAGCAACGAAACTTATCAATTATTCTTGCGTAACAACAATTTAAGTTCCGATACTTACGCTCAATATTTGCGCGAAGCGTTACGTTTGGCGCAACTGCAAAGCGCACTGACGGATACCGCTTTTTTACTGCCGGCTAATCAGGAGGCGTTCGCCAAAGGATTTTTCCAATCCCGTGCCGTGCGTTTGGCGCATTTACCCTTAGCGGCTGAAATTGCAAAACAGACGGTGACGGAAGAAGAAATTCAAAATTATTACAATTCGAATAAATCCGCCTTTACCGTACCGGAATTAATTAAAGTGCAATATTTGGATTTAACCCAAGCCGCAGCGGAAAAAACGGTGAAGGTGACCGATGTGGAAATCCAACAATATTATCAGGATCATAAAGCGGATTTCACTACCAAAGGACAAGAACGCCTTGCCCATATTCAGTTAGCGAACGAAAAAGAGGCGTTGGATGCCTATGAAGCTTTACAAAAAGGTGCGGATTTCGCTACGTTGGCAAAAGAAAAATCTAACGATAAAGTTTCTGCGGTAAACGGCGGAGATTTAGGCTGGCTGAATACCGGCGATTTACCGAAAGAATTTGAAGATGCGGCAACCATTCTTGAGGTCGGTCATTACAGTACGCCGGTAAATGTAGACGGTCAGTTCCATATTATTCAGGTATTGGAGCGTAAAGATTCCGCATTGTTACCGCTTGAACAAGTGAAAGAGCGGATTACCCAAGCCATTCGTCAGGATTTAGTCGGCAATCAGTTCTATGCGATGGAAAAACAGGCCGCGGAAAAAGCTTTTGAGGATCGCACTTCATTGGCTGCTGCGGCAAAAGCAGCGGGTGTGGAAATCAAAGAGACCGATTATTTCCCGCGTAACGGAGTGCCGGCGGAATTGAATTTCCCGTCTGTGGTGAATGCGATGTTTGACGGCGATGTGTCACAAGGCAACGTGAATTCCGAACCGATGAATGTGGGCGAGCAACATTCCATTGTTGTCCGGGTGTTGGATCATAAAGCGGAAGGTACCAGAAGTTTGGAAGACGCTCATCAGGAAATCGCCGATTTCTTAAAACGCCGGAAAGCGGAAACCGCGATGTTGGCTCAAGCTGAAAACATTGTAAAAGATCTGGATGCCGATAAACCGTTACCGGCCGGTATTAACTTCGGTGCGGAAGAACAGTGGGTTTATGCGGAAAATAAAGATCCCGCTTTAAACAATATTATTTTCACTATGCAGCCGAAAGAAAACGGAACCGCCTATAAAGCGGCAAAAGCGAATAACGGCGATGTGATGATTGTGGCATTGGATAAAGTGGAAGACGGCCAGGTTGATAACGCCTTACGCCAGCGTTTCGACGCCCAAGTGTTACAGGATAAAATGCGTGATGCCCAGCTTCATTTGTTACAATCGCTACGGGCTAAAGCGAAGATTGAAGTTAACGAATCTTTCATAAAGCAAAATGAAGATAATTAA
- a CDS encoding YejL family protein, protein MAKNSKYSDKQVDAVLHDMIAVLEKHQAPVELSLIVLGNMVTNLLASSVGTHQQAALAQAFSDALMNSVKK, encoded by the coding sequence ATGGCTAAAAATTCAAAATATTCGGACAAACAAGTTGATGCGGTTTTGCACGACATGATCGCCGTGTTGGAAAAACATCAGGCTCCTGTAGAATTATCGCTTATCGTCCTAGGCAATATGGTCACCAATTTACTCGCCAGCAGCGTAGGGACCCATCAACAAGCGGCACTGGCACAGGCATTTTCCGATGCGTTAATGAATTCGGTAAAAAAATAA
- a CDS encoding amidohydrolase family protein, whose protein sequence is MKNHVRSFKTYIRDEIIKKGGWVNAHAHADRAFTMTPEKISIYHNSNLQQKWDLVDEVKRTSTVEDYYARFCQSIELMISQGVTAFGTFVDIDPVCEDRAIIAAHKAREIYKNDITLKFANQTLKGVIEPTAKKWFDIGSEMVDMIGGLPYRDELDYGRGLEAMDILLDKAKSLGIMCHVHVDQFNTPKEKETEQLCDKTIEHGMEGRVVAIHGISIGAHSKEYRYALYEKMRQAKMMMIACPMAWIDSNRKEELMPFHNALTPADEMIPEGITVALGTDNICDYMVPLCEGDLWQELSLLAAGCRFPNLDEMVNIASINGRKVLGLDV, encoded by the coding sequence ATGAAGAATCACGTTCGTAGTTTTAAAACCTACATCCGAGACGAAATCATCAAAAAAGGCGGTTGGGTCAATGCTCACGCTCACGCCGACCGCGCTTTTACCATGACCCCCGAAAAAATCAGCATTTACCACAACAGCAATCTTCAACAAAAATGGGATTTAGTAGATGAAGTGAAACGAACATCGACGGTAGAAGACTATTATGCCCGTTTCTGTCAATCCATCGAATTAATGATTTCCCAAGGCGTAACGGCATTCGGTACCTTTGTTGACATCGATCCCGTTTGTGAAGACCGCGCTATTATAGCCGCCCATAAAGCCCGTGAAATTTACAAAAACGACATTACATTAAAATTTGCCAATCAGACATTAAAAGGCGTGATCGAACCGACAGCCAAAAAATGGTTTGATATCGGTTCGGAAATGGTGGATATGATCGGCGGGTTACCCTATCGTGACGAATTGGATTACGGACGTGGGCTGGAAGCTATGGACATTTTGCTGGATAAAGCGAAATCTCTCGGTATTATGTGCCACGTACATGTAGATCAATTCAATACGCCGAAAGAAAAAGAAACCGAACAACTTTGCGATAAAACCATCGAACACGGTATGGAAGGTAGAGTAGTTGCTATTCACGGTATTTCCATCGGCGCACATTCCAAAGAGTATCGTTATGCCTTATATGAAAAAATGCGACAGGCCAAGATGATGATGATTGCCTGTCCGATGGCATGGATCGACAGTAACCGTAAAGAAGAACTGATGCCGTTCCACAATGCATTAACACCGGCGGACGAAATGATCCCGGAAGGTATCACCGTCGCACTGGGTACGGATAATATTTGTGATTATATGGTCCCGTTATGCGAAGGAGATTTATGGCAGGAATTAAGTCTGCTGGCGGCCGGATGTCGTTTCCCTAATCTGGATGAAATGGTAAATATCGCCAGTATCAACGGACGTAAAGTCTTAGGATTAGATGTCTAA
- the yejK gene encoding nucleoid-associated protein YejK produces MSITVNQIVLHQLVKQAAEDGNVQLNTVLRNDLLQISAEVEQLMLELHQAYQGKAKGYGVFKEESLFARQLNRLLEQETDFLPFSYEAAKLLATELGKYTFAESGTLVLCQYNFLATDYLFIALLDSRISMLVDENLEIQRTQYLNINQFDIAARINLTDLRLNAQSNRYLTFIKGRVGRKVGDFFMDFLGADEGLNPQVQNQCLLQAVSDYCEQGELNKAQTQAVKKQVFDYCKGQINSGDEIALAELSEELPTLNERSFAAFAHERDYGLEESIPPLRSTLKSLTKFSGSGKGVTISFDAELINQRIIWDEAADSLTIHGLPANLRDQLRRNLTHEN; encoded by the coding sequence ATGAGCATTACAGTCAATCAAATCGTATTACATCAACTGGTTAAGCAAGCCGCCGAAGACGGAAATGTGCAGTTAAACACGGTATTACGCAATGATCTGTTGCAAATCAGTGCAGAAGTGGAGCAGTTGATGCTTGAACTGCACCAGGCTTATCAAGGCAAAGCCAAAGGTTACGGCGTATTTAAAGAGGAATCTTTGTTTGCACGGCAGCTGAATCGATTATTGGAACAGGAAACGGATTTTTTGCCGTTTAGTTACGAGGCCGCTAAATTACTGGCGACTGAGCTGGGTAAATATACTTTCGCAGAAAGCGGTACGCTGGTGTTGTGCCAATACAACTTTTTGGCGACGGACTATCTGTTCATTGCACTGCTGGACAGCCGAATCAGTATGTTGGTGGATGAAAACTTAGAGATTCAGCGTACCCAATATCTGAATATTAACCAGTTTGATATTGCGGCGCGGATTAATTTGACGGATTTACGCCTGAACGCTCAGTCCAACCGTTATTTGACGTTTATCAAAGGCCGTGTCGGGCGCAAAGTCGGCGATTTCTTTATGGATTTTTTAGGGGCGGACGAAGGCTTGAATCCGCAGGTACAAAATCAGTGCCTGTTGCAGGCGGTAAGCGATTATTGCGAACAGGGCGAATTGAATAAAGCACAGACGCAGGCAGTGAAAAAACAAGTATTCGATTACTGTAAAGGACAAATTAACAGCGGCGATGAAATTGCTTTGGCGGAACTTTCCGAGGAGTTGCCTACTCTAAATGAACGATCTTTTGCCGCCTTTGCTCATGAACGGGATTACGGCTTGGAGGAAAGCATTCCGCCGCTGCGTTCGACATTAAAATCGCTGACCAAATTTTCCGGTTCGGGAAAAGGTGTTACCATCAGTTTCGATGCGGAATTAATCAATCAACGTATTATCTGGGATGAAGCGGCGGACAGCTTGACGATTCACGGATTGCCGGCGAATCTGCGTGATCAGTTACGGCGAAATCTGACGCATGAGAATTAG
- a CDS encoding DUF3413 domain-containing protein translates to MLWFKNGKIKFDRQYREQTSQKISWGHWFAFFNIIWAVLIGSRYAFIIDWPNTFFGKLYFFISLLGHFSFVSFSIYLLVIFPLSFIIKNERTFRGISVIIATLATTLLLVDTEVFARFNLHLTSVVWNLLVNPENGELSRDWQIFFTPMPFLLLVQMVFSRWAWHKLRSLERQKWIRPVGFGFTTLFIFSHLIYAWADAAIYRPITMQKSNFPLSYPMTARSFLEKHGFLDKEEHQAKIDKEGQVDAPAIEYPKNTLTYKTTTEKPNLLIITINGLRQDAVQMEKMPMLSEFASQSTRFTNHYTTGLTGNGALTGLFYGLTANYTGSLLNQKLSSVLVDKLRQEQYQFGLFSATNFKDSIFKQALFSQIRMKRGKKTNESAVKNWQEWFNRRLTDTPWFGYISLDLIQTMQQKNYTDLAAEQQAYEQQLAQTDQLLHRILSRLREQNQLENTAVIITSERGYVFRKTEKEQLEYFTPEAVKVPMIVAWKELNTGLENKLTSHIDVLPALMYNLFWVKNPNTDYTLGHNLFDHTQRPTEWILLADNRQNVIIVTDGTQYHLDRKGNYQKFDRTYEKTSSTRPPLGLFLDVFTQNRSFIEK, encoded by the coding sequence ATGCTTTGGTTTAAAAACGGCAAAATCAAATTCGATCGGCAATATCGGGAACAAACCTCCCAGAAAATATCCTGGGGACACTGGTTTGCATTTTTCAATATCATTTGGGCCGTTTTAATCGGTTCCCGTTACGCATTCATTATTGACTGGCCGAATACTTTTTTTGGCAAACTGTACTTTTTCATTAGTTTGCTCGGGCATTTCAGTTTCGTCAGTTTTTCAATTTATCTGCTCGTTATCTTTCCGCTCAGCTTCATCATCAAAAACGAACGTACCTTTCGCGGCATTTCCGTGATTATAGCTACTCTGGCCACCACTTTATTATTGGTGGATACGGAAGTGTTCGCCCGTTTTAATCTGCACCTTACCTCCGTAGTGTGGAACTTGCTGGTAAACCCCGAAAACGGCGAATTATCCCGCGACTGGCAGATTTTCTTCACGCCCATGCCTTTTTTGCTACTCGTACAGATGGTCTTTTCCCGTTGGGCATGGCATAAACTGAGAAGTCTGGAACGACAGAAATGGATCCGTCCGGTCGGTTTCGGTTTTACTACGCTCTTTATTTTTTCCCATTTGATTTACGCCTGGGCGGATGCTGCAATTTATCGTCCGATTACCATGCAGAAATCGAATTTCCCATTGTCCTATCCGATGACGGCACGTTCATTTCTGGAAAAACACGGCTTCCTGGACAAAGAAGAACATCAGGCAAAAATAGACAAAGAAGGGCAGGTTGATGCGCCTGCCATTGAATACCCGAAAAACACCTTAACCTATAAAACCACGACGGAAAAACCGAATCTGTTAATCATTACTATTAACGGCTTGCGTCAAGATGCGGTTCAAATGGAAAAAATGCCGATGTTGAGCGAATTTGCTTCGCAATCCACTCGGTTTACCAATCATTATACCACCGGACTAACGGGCAACGGCGCCCTCACAGGGTTATTCTACGGGCTGACCGCCAACTATACCGGTAGTTTATTAAACCAAAAACTGTCTTCCGTTCTAGTGGATAAATTACGTCAGGAACAATACCAATTCGGTTTATTTTCCGCCACCAACTTTAAAGACAGCATATTCAAACAAGCCTTGTTTTCACAAATAAGAATGAAGCGGGGCAAAAAAACTAACGAAAGTGCGGTCAAAAATTGGCAGGAATGGTTTAACCGCCGGCTAACGGATACGCCTTGGTTCGGCTACATCAGTTTGGATTTGATCCAAACCATGCAGCAAAAGAACTATACGGATTTAGCGGCTGAACAACAGGCTTATGAACAGCAGCTGGCACAAACCGATCAATTATTACACCGGATATTATCCCGGTTGAGAGAACAGAATCAACTGGAAAATACGGCGGTAATTATTACCTCGGAACGCGGATATGTCTTCCGAAAGACAGAGAAGGAACAACTGGAATATTTCACGCCGGAAGCCGTAAAAGTACCGATGATTGTTGCCTGGAAAGAGCTGAATACGGGACTTGAAAACAAATTAACCAGCCATATCGACGTACTTCCCGCATTAATGTACAACCTGTTTTGGGTGAAAAACCCGAATACGGACTATACGTTAGGGCATAACCTGTTCGACCACACCCAACGCCCGACGGAATGGATTTTACTGGCGGATAACCGTCAAAACGTAATCATTGTAACGGACGGTACGCAGTACCATCTTGATCGCAAAGGAAATTATCAAAAATTTGACCGCACTTACGAAAAAACTTCATCGACCCGACCGCCTCTCGGTCTATTCCTGGATGTTTTTACGCAAAACCGATCTTTTATTGAAAAATAA